From a region of the Mus pahari chromosome 12, PAHARI_EIJ_v1.1, whole genome shotgun sequence genome:
- the Hmox2 gene encoding heme oxygenase 2: MSSEVETSEGVDESEKKNSMAPEKENHAKMTDLSELLKEGTKEAHDRAENTQFVKDFLKGNIKKELFKLATTALYFTYSALEEEMDRNKDHPAFAPLYFPTELHRKAALIKDMEYFFGENWEEQVKCSEAAQKYVDRIHYVGQNEPELLVAHAYTRYMGDLSGGQVLKKVAQRALKLPSTGEGTQFYLFEHVDNAQQFKQFYRARMNALDLNLKTKERIVEEANKAFEYNMQIFSELDQAGSMLARETLEDGLPVHDGKGDIRKCPFYAAQPDKGTLGGSNCPFQTTVAVLRKPSLQLILAASVALVAGFLAWYYM; the protein is encoded by the exons ATGTCTTCAGAGGTGGAGACCTCGGAGGGGGTAGATGAGTCAGAGAAGAAGAACTCCATGGCACCAGAAAAGGAAAACCATGCCAA AATGACAGACCTTTCTGAGCTCCTGAAGGAAGGGACCAAGGAAGCACATGACCGAGCAGAAAATACCCAGTTTGTCAAAGACTTCTTGAAAGGAAACATTAAGAAGGAGCTATTTAAG CTGGCCACCACTGCACTTTACTTCACATACTCAGCCCTTGAGGAGGAAATGGATCGCAACAAGGACCACCCAGCCTTTGCCCCCTTATATTTCCCCACGGAGCTACACCGGAAGGCAGCACTGATCAAGGACATGGAGTATTTCTTTGGTGAAAACTGGGAGGAGCAGGTGAAGTGCTCTGAGGCTGCCCAGAAGTATGTGGATCGGATTCACTATGTAGGGCAAAATGAGCCAGAGCTGCTGGTGGCCCATGCTTATACTCGTTACATGGGGGACCTTTCAGGAGGCCAGGTGCTGAAGAAGGTCGCCCAGAGGGCACTAAAacttcccagtactggggaagggACCCAATTCTATCTGTTTGAGCATGTGGACAATGCCCAGCAATTCAAGCAGTTCTACCGCGCCAGAATGAATGCCTTGGACCTGAATTTGAAGACCAAAGAGAGGATTGTGGAGGAGGCCAATAAAGCCTTTGAATATAACATGCAG ATATTCAGTGAactggaccaggctggctccatGCTAGCAAGAGAAACCCTGGAGGATGGGCTCCCGGTACATGATGGGAAGGGAGATATACGTAAATGCCCCTTTTATGCTGCTCAGCCAGACAAAG GTACACTAGGAGGCAGCAACTGCCCCTTCCAGACAACCGTGGCTGTGCTGAGAAAGCCTAGCCTGCAGCTCATTCTGGCTGCCAGTGTGGCCTTGGTAGCTGGATTCTTGGCCTGGTACTACATGTGA
- the Cdip1 gene encoding cell death-inducing p53-target protein 1 isoform X1 has protein sequence MSNEPPPPYPGGPTAPLLEEKSGAPLTPGRTSPAVMQPPPGMPLPSADIAPPPYEPPGHPVPQPGFVPPHMNADGTYMPAGFYPPPGPHPPMGYYPPGPYPPGPYPGPGGHTATVLVPSGAATTVTVLQGEIFEGAPVQTVCPHCQQAITTKISYEIGLMNFVLGFFCCFMGCDLGCCLIPCLINDFKDVTHTCPSCKAYICTYKRLC, from the exons ATGTCTAATGAGCCACCCCCTCCTTATCCAGGAGGTCCTACAGCTCCACTACTGGAGGAAAAAAGTGGAGCCCCTCTTACCCCAG GCCGGACCTCGCCAGCTGTGATGCAGCCTCCACCAGGCATGCCACTGCCCTCTGCTGACATTGCCCCCCCACCTTATGAGCCACCTGGCCATCCAGTGCCTCAGCCTGGCTTTGTGCCCCCTCATATGAATGCAGATGGCACCTACATGCCTGCAG GTTTCTACCCTCCTCCAGGCCCTCACCCACCTATGGGCTATTATCCACCAGGACCCTACCCACCAGGGCCCTACCCTGGCCCTGGAGGCCACACGGCCACAGTATTGGTCCCATCAGGGGCAGCCACCACGGTGACAGTACTACAGGGAGAGATCTTTGAAGGCGCACCAGTACAGACAGTGTGTCCTCACTGCCAGCAGGCTATCACCACCAAGATCTCCTACGAGATAGGCCTGATGAACTTTGTGCTGGGTTTCTTCTGCTGCTTCATGGG GTGTGATCTGGGCTGCTGTTTGATCCCCTGCCTCATCAATGACTTCAAGGATGTGACGCACACATGTCCCAGCTGCAAAGCCTACATCTGCACATACAAGCGCTTGTGCTAA
- the Cdip1 gene encoding cell death-inducing p53-target protein 1 isoform X2, with amino-acid sequence MSHPLLIQEVLQLHYWRKKVEPLLPQGHPVPCFCVEHKLSCLLSAHLYPGRTSPAVMQPPPGMPLPSADIAPPPYEPPGHPVPQPGFVPPHMNADGTYMPAGFYPPPGPHPPMGYYPPGPYPPGPYPGPGGHTATVLVPSGAATTVTVLQGEIFEGAPVQTVCPHCQQAITTKISYEIGLMNFVLGFFCCFMGCDLGCCLIPCLINDFKDVTHTCPSCKAYICTYKRLC; translated from the exons ATGAGCCACCCCCTCCTTATCCAGGAGGTCCTACAGCTCCACTACTGGAGGAAAAAAGTGGAGCCCCTCTTACCCCAG GGTCACCCTGTGCCCTGCTTCTGTGTGGAGCACAAGCTGAGCTGTCTTCTTTCTGCCCATCTCTATCCAGGCCGGACCTCGCCAGCTGTGATGCAGCCTCCACCAGGCATGCCACTGCCCTCTGCTGACATTGCCCCCCCACCTTATGAGCCACCTGGCCATCCAGTGCCTCAGCCTGGCTTTGTGCCCCCTCATATGAATGCAGATGGCACCTACATGCCTGCAG GTTTCTACCCTCCTCCAGGCCCTCACCCACCTATGGGCTATTATCCACCAGGACCCTACCCACCAGGGCCCTACCCTGGCCCTGGAGGCCACACGGCCACAGTATTGGTCCCATCAGGGGCAGCCACCACGGTGACAGTACTACAGGGAGAGATCTTTGAAGGCGCACCAGTACAGACAGTGTGTCCTCACTGCCAGCAGGCTATCACCACCAAGATCTCCTACGAGATAGGCCTGATGAACTTTGTGCTGGGTTTCTTCTGCTGCTTCATGGG GTGTGATCTGGGCTGCTGTTTGATCCCCTGCCTCATCAATGACTTCAAGGATGTGACGCACACATGTCCCAGCTGCAAAGCCTACATCTGCACATACAAGCGCTTGTGCTAA